A window of the Henckelia pumila isolate YLH828 chromosome 3, ASM3356847v2, whole genome shotgun sequence genome harbors these coding sequences:
- the LOC140888372 gene encoding E3 ubiquitin-protein ligase ATL42-like codes for MIKLFLLLHFLFLIFINDVTAQVLKSSKQSGNFKPSIALVTGFLSATFLLTFLLLVYAKFCHQRANNAGSSTSLRVRVRDGMLRMGAIASGVDKAVVESLPSFPFSSIRGTREGLECAVCLSKFEDVEVLRLLPKCQHVFHIGCIDQWLERHSTCPLCRRKVSQEDVSDSRSLQQFSGEGRDHESNLDLYVEREEDGLGASRFSIGRRSFMLWSQRGGREGELPPRRSVDSDQFKKGFHRFNHRVVGYSDVLFKNRWSNVSSSDLMFLNSEFLHESSSARFMMSESSMEVEEIQKENDEITMNSDPDFASTSDSSRNLESGSNFPYPIDKRSMSEIVVHPRFTEFEDNTDSYLVENSESERIRRLWIPIARKTVQWFTDRESRASNPQGQ; via the coding sequence ATGATCAAACTATTTCTCCTTCTCCACTTCCTTTTCTTGATTTTCATCAACGATGTTACAGCACAAGTGCTAAAGAGTTCAAAACAATCAGGCAATTTCAAGCCAAGCATAGCTCTTGTGACCGGTTTTCTATCCGCCACGTTTCTGCTAACATTTCTCCTCCTTGTGTATGCCAAATTCTGCCACCAAAGGGCCAATAATGCTGGGAGCAGTACTAGCCTACGGGTTCGAGTCCGAGACGGGATGTTACGGATGGGGGCTATTGCATCCGGGGTCGACAAAGCAGTGGTGGAATCACTCCCTTCATTCCCATTTTCTTCTATAAGAGGAACGCGGGAGGGGCTCGAATGCGCGGTTTGTTTGTCGAAATTCGAAGACGTTGAGGTTCTCCGGTTGCTGCCAAAGTGTCAGCATGTTTTTCATATCGGTTGTATCGACCAGTGGCTCGAAAGACACTCGACCTGCCCACTCTGTAGGCGGAAGGTTAGTCAAGAAGACGTTTCGGATAGTCGTAGCCTGCAGCAGTTCTCTGGTGAGGGAAGAGATCATGAATCCAATCTTGATCTCTATGTTGAAAGGGAAGAAGATGGACTTGGAGCTTCAAGATTCAGCATTGGTAGGAGGAGCTTCATGTTGTGGTCTCAGAGGGGTGGCAGAGAAGGCGAATTGCCACCACGACGAAGCGTCGATTCGGATCAGTTCAAGAAAGGTTTCCACAGATTCAACCACAGGGTTGTTGGCTATTCTGATGTTCTTTTCAAGAATCGTTGGAGCAACGTGAGCTCTTCCGACCTCATGTTCTTGAACTCGGAGTTTCTTCATGAATCATCGAGTGCAAGATTTATGATGAGTGAGAGCTCCATGGAAGTTGAGGAGATTCAGAAGGAAAATGATGAGATCACGATGAATTCTGATCCTGACTTTGCTTCCACCTCGGATTCGTCGAGGAATTTAGAGTCGGGATCAAACTTTCCCTATCCCATTGACAAGAGATCCATGTCCGAGATAGTCGTTCATCCAAGATTCACAGAGTTTGAGGACAATACAGATTCATATCTTGTCGAAAACAGCGAGTCAGAAAGGATAAGGAGGCTTTGGATACCAATTGCAAGGAAGACAGTGCAGTGGTTTACAGATAGAGAATCAAGGGCTTCTAATCCTCAGGGCCAGTAA